GCACAGCAGTGATTTGTACCTACAGTGTATTACACAGTAAGTTGTCTGTCAATAGCCAAAATATAGTTCAGCCAGTGGGAAAGAACTGTGCTATAATTCTAAGTGAGAATCATTATCATTTAAAATTGAAAAGGAGAGATAAGCATGATCGTTCAAACTGTTACGTTTAGTATAAAAAAAGAAGGCAAAGAAATGTTTGAAGCTAAAACAACTAAGGATGTGGCTTCGATGTTAGAATTTTCGGGTTGTATATCAAGTGAATGTTGGTATACAGAAGATAAGGATACATGTGAGTTTATGCTAGTTTCTAAGTGGGAAAGTAAAAAAGATTTCCAAAATTGGCTGAAACGTCCAGAGCATTTACAAGAGCATCGAGAGGCCCATAAAAATAAAGAGGCAAAACCATCATTTGTTTTAGAAAAAAGTAGAAAAAGCTATGAGGTTCATGCGTAAAATGCAGTAACCAATTTTTTGATTTGTTCAAATTAGTGTTTATTTAATAAAAAAGCAGGTATAGTAGAATTTAAACGAACGCTAAGGAGAAACGAAATGGAAGAAATACAAGTACGTTCAGCTATCCTTGAAAAAATCGCAAAATCAGAAAAGATGACTGCAACTGAATTTATATCATATAGAGAAACTATTTTAGATCAGATCCGAATACTTCAGCAACAAGGGTGGGATGAAGCCGCTCTTGTTGTATACATAAATCACTTGAATGAACACAAAGAAAGAGACCGTGAAGAGGCAAAGAAACATTTTCAAAGGGCTTTTTTAGTTGGTTCTACTATTTATACGCAAATGTTTGTAAAAAGTCAGCTTTTAGACCGAGAAAAGACGATGTTGGTAATCAATCATTTAGGTGGTGAGTTAGATGAAAATGGTGATTTATATTTTGGCCCATCAGAGTATCAATTTTGTCCTCAAATGCCGCCAGGATCATTTTTTTTAGCTAGCTACTCAGAAGCCGTTCAACGCGCCTATCCTAATGGCTTGATCATAGCAAAGGCAGATAAAAAACGAACGAAGACAGCCATCAAACAAAAATACGTTGCTGAAACAAAAATTCACCAATTCAGGAATCACTTAGATAAAGCTAATATTGACTATGTAGAAAATTATAAGAAAAGCTATGGCTTAAAAAATGATGAAGTAGCAATCAAAATGATTCTCAGAAATAATTGGTTTTATGCTGATCCGCAATATCATAACCGTGCTCGTTTAGTGGGGGATATTTTGACGGAGGATCTTTGCGAAGGGACTGGAACTCTTAGTGTTAAAGGTCTTGTAAAGAAAATCAGAAACCGAGGTTTTTATCGCAAAATTTTATCAGGAGATTATCATAGTGAATTTATTTTGGATGAGCAAGGGCAGCTTTTAACCCAGTGGAAAACGTCAAATGAATCAAGTGATTACTTTGAAAGTGCAATCGTAAATGGTGAATCTTTTAACTATGGCAATCGACCTAGAGAGGATCCGCATCAGACACATCATAAATTAGACGGCAACCCGCCTAGATATTTTGATACACATAAACGAAACGAACTTAAAAAAATTTGGCGCTCACCCACGGATAACTGGTTTTATCAGTTGGTTAGAAGATTGTCGGAAAAAGGGCTAAGATATAAAAAGAGAAGAAGGGTTAAGGAATAGATCACAGGTTAAAAGGAAGGGATGAAGTCCTGACTACCTGATGATCTTTTTTTATTTTTCACAAAAAAGTTTCAAGATTCAAAGGAGAGAAAGCAGAATAATTAATAAGTTTGTGAAATATTTTCACAAACTGTTTCAAATTTGACTAGATTCCGTTATAATGAAGAGGAATATGCGTGCAACTATTCTACTTTATTATAGAAGGATGATGAATATTATAATGCGAAAAATGAAGACGATGGATGGAAATACAGCTGCTGCATACATCTCATATGCGTTTACTGAATTAGCCGCTATTTATCCAATTACACCAAGCTCAACAATGGCTGAACTAGTCGATCAATGGTCAGCTGAGGGCAAACAAAATATTTTTGGACAACCTGTAAAAATCGTTGAAATGCAATCTGAGGCCGGTGCTGCAGGTGTTGTCCATGGATCACTGAAAACTGGTGCATTAACTACTACATATACTGCTTCTCAAGGACTATTATTGATGATTCCCAACATGTATAAAATTGCTGGAGAACTGCTTCCCTCAGTCTTTCATGTGGCTAGTCGTGCCGTAACAACCAATGCGTTGAATATTTTTGGTGACCACGGAGATGTGATGGCTGCGCGTCAGACTGGTTTTGCTATGCTTTGTGAAAGCAGTGTGCAAGAAGTGATGGATTTATCTGCTGTGGCACACTTGGCATCCATTGAGTCAAGTGTTCCGTTTATCAACTTTTTTGATGGCTTTCGGACAAGTCATGAAATTCAAAAAATCGAAGTATTGGACTATGAAGAATTAGCACCATTATTAGATCAAGAAAAATTAGCTAACTTCCGCAATCGAAGTATGAACCCAAATCATCCTTCTGTAAGTGGAACCAATCAAAATCCAGATATCCATTTCCAACAACGTGAAACGATCAATAGTTATTATGAACAAATACCGGCTATTGTAAAAAAATATATGGATGACATTAATGAACTGAGAGGGACTAATTATGATTTAGTTACTTATTACGGTGCAGAAGATGCTGAAGAAGTGATTGTTTCAATGGGATCAGCGGCTCAAGCAATTGAACAAACAATTGATTATTTAACAAAACAAGGCAGAAAAGTCGGTTATTTAAATATCCATTTGTATCGTCCATTTCCACTTGAACGCTTTTTAGAAAAAATGCCCAAAACAGTCAAAGCCATTGGCGTGATGGATCGTACCAAAGAACCAGGTGCTGGTGGTGAACCGTTACTGTTAGATGTTCAAAGTGCAATGTACGAGTCTGATTTGCGTCCAATGATTATCGGTGGACGTTATGGTTTAGGCTCAAAAGACGTACTGCCAAATCAAATCGTAGCGATTTATGATGAATTGCTCAAAGATAAAAAAGCGGCTAAATCGCGCTTTACAATTGGAATTGTCGATGATGTAACCTACACCTCTCTTGATTGTGGAGAAGCTTTAGATTTAACCAATCCCAAAACCTATCAAGCAAAATTTTGGGGCTTTGGTTCTGATGGAACAGTCGGTGCCAATAAATCAGCTATCAAGATTATCGGCGATCACACCGATAAATATGCGCAGGGATTCTTTTACTACGATTCGAAAAAGTCTGGTGGATTAACGGTTTCTCATTTACGTTTTGGTGAAACACCGATCCGCTCGACTTATTTGATTGAACATGCAGATTTTGTTGCGTGTCATACAGCCGCCTACTTAAATACCTATGATTTGGTTAAAGGCTTGAAAAAAGGTGGGACATTCTTGCTTAATACGGTTTGGAATGACGAGCAATTAGAACGTTTCTTACCAAGCAAACTAAAACGTTATTTAGCTGAAAATGAGATTCATTTTTATACAATCAATGCCGTTAAATTGGCCAGTGAAGTTGGTTTAGGTGGGCGAATCAATACTGCGATGGAAACAGCCTTTTTCAAATTAGCGGATATCATGCCCTTTGATGAAGTTTTACCTATCTTAAAAGAAGAAGCTTTCAAAAGTTATGCCAGAAAATCAATGTCAGTTGTTGAAAAGAATGTTCAGGCAATCGAACGCACAGTTGAACTTTTGCATAAAGTTGAAGTGCCAACTAGTTGGAAAACGGTTGAAGTAAAACCAAAAGTCCGTAAAGAGAATGTGACGGATTATGTTCATGAAATCGTAGAACCAATCAATCGCCAAGAGGGAAATGATCTTGCAGTTAGCGCGTTCATCAAAAATGACATGACAGACGGTCGAATGCCACTTGGAACTACCGCTGTGGAAAAACGAGGTATTGCAGTAGAAGTGCCAGAATGGAATAGTGATCGCTGTACAATGTGTAATGAATGTGCGTTTGTTTGCCCTCATGCGGCAATTCGACCATTTTTAGCAGACGATGAAGAAATGGAAGAAGCGCCAGCCGGCTATATCGTAAGAGAAATGCGTGGTGCTGATGGGCTAAAATACCGTATTCAAGTTTCTGTAGAAGATTGCACGGGCTGTGGTCTTTGTGTGGATGCGTGTCCTGCTAAAGGCAAAGCGTTAGTCATGAAACCTTATGAAGAACAAAAAGAACAAGCAATGAACTGGGCTTTTTCTATGACCTTGAAACAAAAAGAAAATCCAGCAAAACCTAATACTGTTTTAGGAACACAATTTAACAAACCGTTACTAGAATTTTCAGGCGCTTGCTCTGGTTGTGGAGAAACCCCTTATGTCAAATTACTAACCCAAATGTTTGGTGATCGCATGATGATCGCAAATGCTACAGGTTGTTCGTCTATCTGGGGTGGTGCCGCACCAGTTGCGCCCTATACAACGAATGACCAAGGACAAGGACCCGCTTGGTCTAACTCCTTGTTAGAAGATAATGCAGAATTTGGTTACGGCATGCTATTAGCTAGTCAGACACGACGTGAACATTTAGCGATGAAGATGAGTGAAGCGATGAACGTTGCTTCTCCTGAATTAAAATTATTAATGGAAGACTGGATCAACCATATGCACTCGGGTGAAGGGACACAACAACGTGCGGCTAAACTAAAAGCTGCCTTGCTTGATGAAAAAACAAATCAACCATTATTAGAAGCGATTTATGCAGATAATGATTTATTTGTAAAAAATAGCCAATGGATGATTGGTGGAGATGGTTGGGCATATGATATCGGTTATGGCGGGATCGATCATGTTCTTGCCAGTGGTGCTGATGTCAATATGTTGGTGTTAGACAATGAAGTCTATTCTAATACTGGTGGACAAACCTCTAAAGCGACACCTGCTTCTGCAATTGCCAAATTTTCTGCCAGCGGAAAATACGTTTCTAAAAAAGATCTAGGCATGATGGCGATGACCTATGGTAATGTTTATGTGGCTCAAATCGCATCTGGTGCTAACCAAATGCAGACGATCAAAGCCTTCGAAGAAGCAGAACGTTTCCAAGGACCATCAATCATTATCGCGTATACACCATGTATTACACATGGGTTAGCAGGTGGTATGAGCAAAACGTTAGAGGAAGCTAAAGAAGCCGTTAATTCTGGTTATTGGTCATTGTATCGCTACAATCCAGAGTTGAGAGAAGTAGGTAAAAATCCTATGACTTTAGACTACAAAAAACCAAATTTTGACGAGATGACTAACTTTATGCGCAAACAAGTTCGTTTTTCATCATTGGAATCTACTCAGCCTGGCTTTGCAGGCAAATTATTTGAGAAAACTGTGAATGATGCGAAGAATCGTTTTTATAATTATGCACGAATGACAGGACAAGAAGAAAAAATCCGAGCGAAATTAGAAAAAACAACGGATGAAGCTGTTACTGAAAAAACACCTCGTGTAAAAAAAGAACGAATCGTTGATCCAGAAGCTGAAGCCAGAAGAGCAGCCAAAAGAGCAGAACGAGCAGCTAAACGTGAACGATCAGAATAGTAAACCTAAAAAGGAAGAGTAAAGGATAGCCTTTATTCTTCCTTTTTATTAATCCAGTTGCATATGTTAGACCCTTCGGCGATAACGAAAAACTAGCCGTGGAAAGCTTACGTTCCTATTTTTTCTTATATCGTTTAGGCTCTGATCAAGCGTATGCCACTTTTATTTCCATTTCCTAATTTTTTCTATCTTTCACTCGCCGTCCTGTAATCGAATAAAATATTATGGTATACTTATTAAGAAATCTTCAGAGAGAAGTGAGGTTTATTATGTCTTTTCAACTTAATCAGTTATTTGATTTGAATTATTGGCGGCAATTGATCTCATCTGATTTCTTGTCCCGTGATTATATTATCAATATTATAGATATTCTGGTAGTATGGTATCTTGTCTATAAATTAATCATGCTCGTCAGAGGAACAAAAGCTGTCCAACTGTTAAAAGGGGTCGCTGTTTTTATTGTCATCCGAATATTGAGTGAAATTATTGGACTGCATACGTTGTCCTGGTTGATGAATCAAGTGATTATGTATGGTGTAATCGCAGCAGTCGTTATTTTTCAGCCAGAAGTCCGGCGAGGCTTAGAGCATCTCGGTAGAAGTTCATTTTTCCGAACGACAAGATCAGAGCAACAAGAAGATGAGAAAATGATTCTCGCCTTTGATAAAGCGATTCAGTATATGTCAAAACGAAAAATTGGTGCGCTAATTACAGTAGAGAGAAATACTGGATTAGACGAATACATTGAGACAGGTATATCGTTAGACGCCGATATTACTGGAGAATTGCTGATCAATATTTTTATCCCTAATACACCCCTGCATGATGGTGCGGTAATCGTGAAACAAGGGAAGATCGCTGTGGCAAGTGCGTATCTGCCATTGTCAGAAAGCAACTTGATTCCAAAAGAATTTGGTACCCGACATAGAGCAGCCGTTGGGATTAGTGAAGTCAGTGACGCTGTGACAATCATTGTATCGGAAGAAACAGGTGATGTCAGTCTAACCTTAAATAACGATTTGATTCCTAGATTAACACAAGAAGAATATCTGAAAATTCTTAGAGCAGAATTAGTACCAAACGAAGAAAGAAAAGACAAAAAGAATCTTTTGCAGCACTTTCTTGAAGGTGTTTCGAAAGGGGCGAAAAAGAAATGAAAAAGCCCTCACAAAGTAATTGGTTCTCAGGATTATTAGCATTACTTTTTGCCTTGCTACTATTTTTCAATGCGAATGCTTCTGGGAATATTTCCAATATGTCTGGTACAAACCAAGTGTATGACGAAATGCTTTACAATATTCCGGTTCAAGTGGAGTATGATCAAGCGAAGTATTTTGTTTCAGGTTATGAAGAAACGGTTAATGTACATTTAAGTAGTGCGAATCGAATTCAATTGAATTTGGAAGCGAATGAGGATACTAGAAATTTTCAAGTGGTGGCAGATTTGACTAAAACACCGCTTGGAACGTCAGAAATTCAATTAAGAGTTAAAGGCTTGAGCACAGCTGTAACGGCTGAAATCGAACCTAAAACGATCACTGTCACCGTTGAAAATAAAGTAACAAAAACATTTGACGTTGAACCTCAGCTACCAGAATCCATTGAAGCAGAAGGGTATAAGGTTAAAAAAGTTGCTGTGAGTCCTAAAACGGTAGAAATTACGACTGGAGAAGAGACTGCAAAAGCGATCACTCGTGTCATTGCACCGCTGTCAAACGTCAAGCAATCTGCCGATACGATCAAGCAAACAGTCAATGTCCAAGCGCTAGATGATAAAGCACAAGTATTGAGTATCGAAAATCCAGCGCCGCAAGTAAAAGTCGTTGTAGATTTAGTGTTACCTTCAAAAGAGGTTGGATTGACTATTAGTCCAACTGGGTCACCACCGGCTGATATTGATCATTATACATTTAATCTTTCAACTCAAAAAGTTGAGATTAGAGGGACAAAATCAGTGTTGGATGCAATCGATTCAATAGAATTGCCTATTGATGTAAGTAATGTAAAATCATCAACAAAACGGACAATAAAAATTCCGACAAACGCAGAATATATTGTTTCGCCTGAGGAAGTAGAAGTGACGATTAATCCAGTTTTTGCAGGAACCAATACCAGTTTTTCTCAAACGAGCGGCCAAAGTGCAACAACATCTGATACAAGTCAAGTGTTGCCAGCTCCAGAGCCCTCCAGTGAAAAAACGACAAGTTCCTCCAGTACATCAAGTTCGTCAAGCTCAACTAGTAGTGAGAGCTCAGTTGAAAATGAGATAGAAAAAGAAATTAGTTCAGTTCCTGCAAATTAAGTTGATTGACTAAGACGAGCAATTATTTCTTGGAAGCAAAACACAAATAATAATTGCTACTGTTTTGGTAAGTAGAAGGAGAGTTATAATGGGTAAATATTTTGGAACAGATGGTGTTAGAGGCATAGCAAATAAGGAGTTAACACCAGAATTAGCATTTAAATTGGGCCGCTTTGGCGGGTATGTATTAAGTCAGCATGAAGATTCTACACGTCGTCCGCGAGTATTAGTAGGCCGCGATACACGTATTTCTGGTCAATTATTGGAACAGGCGTTGATTTCAGGACTACTTTCTGTTGGAATCGAAGTCTTTCAACTAGGTGTTATTTCAACGCCGGGAGTTGCCTATCTAACAAGATTGCAAAAAGCGTCAGCTGGTGTAATGATCTCTGCTTCTCATAATCCAGCAGAGGATAACGGAATCAAATTCTTTGGTTCAGATGGTTTTAAATTAGTTGATGATCAAGAGCTTGAGATTGAAGCATTATTAGATGCAGAAGAAGATAATTTACCTCGTCCTTCAGCTGAAGGCTTAGGCACGCTGGATGAATTTCCAGAAGGGTTATTAAAATATTCTCAATTCTTAGTACAAACAATTCCAGGTGATCTATCTGGGTTAACTGTCTGTATTGATGCTGCAAATGGTGCTACTGCAACTTCAGTTAATCGCTTGTTTGCAGATTTGGAGACAGACTTCTATACAATGGGAACGAGTCCAAATGGATTGAATATCAACGATGGTGTTGGGTCTACTCATCCTGAGAAGTTAGCCGAGATGGTCGTTGAAAAAGGTGCTGATGCTGGACTTGCTTTTGATGGTGATGGGGATCGAATTATTGCGGTCGATGAGTTAGGCAATATTGTTGATGGAGATAAAATTATGTTTATCTGCGCTAAATATCTTGCTGAAAAGAACCGCTTGAAAAAAGATACGATCGTAACCACAGTTATGAGTAATTTAGGTTTCAGAAAAGCAGTAGAAGCGGCTGGAATGAAAGACGTGATCACTCAAGTGGGTGACCGCTATGTTGTAGAAGAGATGCGTAAAAATGATTATAATTTTGGTGGAGAACAATCCGGTCATATGATCTTTTTAGATTACAATACAACAGGTGATGGAATGCTTTCTGGTATTCAATTATTGAATGTAATGAAACAAACGGGGAAAAAATTATCAGAACTGGCTTCTGAGTTGACTGTGTATCCCCAAAAGCTAGTAAACATTCGAGTGACGGACAAACATGGTGCAATGGATGTTCCTGCAATCAAAGAAGTGGTTGAATTGATGGAGACAGAAATGAACGGTGACGGTCGGATTTTAGTTCGTCCTTCTGGAACTGAACCATTATTACGTGTAATGGCTGAAGCGCCAACTCAAGAAAAAGTTGATTACTATGTAGATAAAATCGCTGATGTTGTAAAAGCAGAAATTGGTATAAGCTAATCGTAAAGATTTTTGATGAGGTTGGGACAGGAGCGTTTAACTCTGAGAAATAAGAGGGAATTCACGAAAATTGTTCTTCAAATTTTTTGTGAATTTCAGCTTATT
The Enterococcus silesiacus DNA segment above includes these coding regions:
- a CDS encoding phosphoglucosamine mutase, which produces MGKYFGTDGVRGIANKELTPELAFKLGRFGGYVLSQHEDSTRRPRVLVGRDTRISGQLLEQALISGLLSVGIEVFQLGVISTPGVAYLTRLQKASAGVMISASHNPAEDNGIKFFGSDGFKLVDDQELEIEALLDAEEDNLPRPSAEGLGTLDEFPEGLLKYSQFLVQTIPGDLSGLTVCIDAANGATATSVNRLFADLETDFYTMGTSPNGLNINDGVGSTHPEKLAEMVVEKGADAGLAFDGDGDRIIAVDELGNIVDGDKIMFICAKYLAEKNRLKKDTIVTTVMSNLGFRKAVEAAGMKDVITQVGDRYVVEEMRKNDYNFGGEQSGHMIFLDYNTTGDGMLSGIQLLNVMKQTGKKLSELASELTVYPQKLVNIRVTDKHGAMDVPAIKEVVELMETEMNGDGRILVRPSGTEPLLRVMAEAPTQEKVDYYVDKIADVVKAEIGIS
- a CDS encoding pyruvate-flavodoxin oxidoreductase, translated to MRATILLYYRRMMNIIMRKMKTMDGNTAAAYISYAFTELAAIYPITPSSTMAELVDQWSAEGKQNIFGQPVKIVEMQSEAGAAGVVHGSLKTGALTTTYTASQGLLLMIPNMYKIAGELLPSVFHVASRAVTTNALNIFGDHGDVMAARQTGFAMLCESSVQEVMDLSAVAHLASIESSVPFINFFDGFRTSHEIQKIEVLDYEELAPLLDQEKLANFRNRSMNPNHPSVSGTNQNPDIHFQQRETINSYYEQIPAIVKKYMDDINELRGTNYDLVTYYGAEDAEEVIVSMGSAAQAIEQTIDYLTKQGRKVGYLNIHLYRPFPLERFLEKMPKTVKAIGVMDRTKEPGAGGEPLLLDVQSAMYESDLRPMIIGGRYGLGSKDVLPNQIVAIYDELLKDKKAAKSRFTIGIVDDVTYTSLDCGEALDLTNPKTYQAKFWGFGSDGTVGANKSAIKIIGDHTDKYAQGFFYYDSKKSGGLTVSHLRFGETPIRSTYLIEHADFVACHTAAYLNTYDLVKGLKKGGTFLLNTVWNDEQLERFLPSKLKRYLAENEIHFYTINAVKLASEVGLGGRINTAMETAFFKLADIMPFDEVLPILKEEAFKSYARKSMSVVEKNVQAIERTVELLHKVEVPTSWKTVEVKPKVRKENVTDYVHEIVEPINRQEGNDLAVSAFIKNDMTDGRMPLGTTAVEKRGIAVEVPEWNSDRCTMCNECAFVCPHAAIRPFLADDEEMEEAPAGYIVREMRGADGLKYRIQVSVEDCTGCGLCVDACPAKGKALVMKPYEEQKEQAMNWAFSMTLKQKENPAKPNTVLGTQFNKPLLEFSGACSGCGETPYVKLLTQMFGDRMMIANATGCSSIWGGAAPVAPYTTNDQGQGPAWSNSLLEDNAEFGYGMLLASQTRREHLAMKMSEAMNVASPELKLLMEDWINHMHSGEGTQQRAAKLKAALLDEKTNQPLLEAIYADNDLFVKNSQWMIGGDGWAYDIGYGGIDHVLASGADVNMLVLDNEVYSNTGGQTSKATPASAIAKFSASGKYVSKKDLGMMAMTYGNVYVAQIASGANQMQTIKAFEEAERFQGPSIIIAYTPCITHGLAGGMSKTLEEAKEAVNSGYWSLYRYNPELREVGKNPMTLDYKKPNFDEMTNFMRKQVRFSSLESTQPGFAGKLFEKTVNDAKNRFYNYARMTGQEEKIRAKLEKTTDEAVTEKTPRVKKERIVDPEAEARRAAKRAERAAKRERSE
- a CDS encoding antibiotic biosynthesis monooxygenase, yielding MIVQTVTFSIKKEGKEMFEAKTTKDVASMLEFSGCISSECWYTEDKDTCEFMLVSKWESKKDFQNWLKRPEHLQEHREAHKNKEAKPSFVLEKSRKSYEVHA